The proteins below come from a single Papaver somniferum cultivar HN1 chromosome 11, ASM357369v1, whole genome shotgun sequence genomic window:
- the LOC113324982 gene encoding uncharacterized protein LOC113324982, translating into MCIIGCGWVAKYIRNIDPKNWENAFFVGCRYGTHSSNITESFNNWILPERDLPPAALVDEIRIKIMRMSAERRELGRNYSDSLTPIYKVLLKSHVYLGRPWSVTESGNGIYEVHSPRSHDVDLMHMTCTCQRWKVFGFPFAHATGAITMSGIEMLRFVEPYFGSNHFRHTYAPAIRLIPNYDRPEVYEPEERVLPGIPRPPPGRPPKKRIRGAYEKERRPMKCSNCKKIGNHNKATCRVLMLE; encoded by the coding sequence ATGTGTATCATAGGATGTGGTTGGGTTGCCAAGTACATCAGAAATATCGATCCCAAGAACTGGGAAAATGCTTTCTTCGTAGGATGTAGGTATGGGACACACTCGTCAAATATTACAGAGTCTTTCAATAACTGGATTCTTCCTGAAAGGGATCTGCCTCCAGCTGCTCTTGTTGATGAGATTAGGATAAAGATTATGAGGATGAGTGCAGAAAGGCGTGAGCTCGGTAGAAATTATAGTGATAGTTTGACTCCCATCTATAAAGTTCTACTCAAGTCACATGTCTATCTAGGGCGTCCATGGAGTGTTACGGAGTCAGGTAATGGTATATATGAGGTTCACTCTCCTAGATCTCATGATGTTGATCTGATGCATATGACGTGCACTTGCCAGAGATGGAAAGTGTTTGGTTTCCCCTTTGCTCACGCCACTGGTGCTATTACTATGAGTGGTATTGAGATGTTGAGGTTTGTTGAGCCTTACTTTGGTTCGAATCATTTTCGCCATACGTATGCTCCTGCAATTCGACTCATTCCCAATTACGACAGGCCAGAAGTTTATGAACCTGAAGAGAGAGTCCTACCTGGTATTCCAAGGCCACCTCCAGGAAGACCACCAAAGAAGCGCATTCGTGGTGCTTATGAGAAGGAGAGGAGGCCTATGAAGTGCTCAAATTGCAAGAAGATTGGGAACCACAATAAAGCTACATGTCGTGTATTAATGTTGGAGTAG